In the Nitratiruptor sp. YY09-18 genome, TTGATATTGGGTATTTGAGTGCTGAATCAAATATTGGCGAAGAAGAGATTGAAGATATCATGCAGCGTTTAGCACGCAAGAAAAGACTCAGAGAAGATCGCTGCACACTCATTCTCGGTGAGGATCTCTACGCACATCCAAGGGCGCAGAATATAGCAAAACTTGCTGGACTCATCGATAGATTTACAGATTTTGATGTGATGATTATTCCACCAAAAACAAATAGTTTGGGAGTAGCACTTATCTGCGATCTTGATGATGAGCCAGGAGAGTACACAATCGGCTATAACGCACCTGGAGACTTTGTACTGAGCGCATTGGGTGATGGGGATCTCGATATGCCAGCACTCAACCAACAAGAGGGAACATTTACAAATATAGATAAACGTGTTGTACCTACAAATGTTGCCTTACCATATAAAGGGTATGTACTCAATGATATAGCAAGAGCACTAGGAGTGAGTGATAAAGAGTATACCATCGAGTTTACCGAGGAGCTTCCACAAGAAAAAGGGTATAAGCCTCTAGCATTCGATGATCTACCAAATGAGTTTTTAAATGATGGGACAGAGCAAAGAGGCTACGTACTTGAGCCACAAAAAGTGAACTTGTCACGCAAAAATATAGAGCCAATAGCAGAGCTACCAGAGTTTAATGGCACAGTCGTCTATCGCTGTGAGCCTGTACTGCAGTTTAGCCCTTTTACCAACAAAGCACATCAGCTTGCATGGAGTTGTGATCTCATTGGTTCTGAGCAGTTTGCACTGGCTGCAAAACTAAAAGATGGAGAGGAGGTAGTAGTGCACTCTTCATATGGAAAAATCAAAAAAACTTTCAAAATCGATCCAAAACTCAAAGGAACTGTAGCATTAATGGGGGTGAGTGATCTTGGTATGGACTATTTTGCAATGCAAGGAACGTATCGCTATGAAAGAGTAAAAATCACAAAGAGAGATGAGCAATGAGTGAAAAAATCAAAATTACAATCGATGGCAAAGAGTGTGAAACGGTAGCTGGTGAATATGTGCTCAATGTAGCTCGTGCGAATGGCATTTTTATCCCAGCTATATGCTATTTGACAAATTGTTCACCTACACTAGCATGTAGGCTTTGTCTTGTAGAAGCTGATGGGAAGCAGGTATATGCTTGTAATGCCAAGGCAAAAGATGGTATGAGCATTGTGACAGTCACAGAAAATATTATCAAAGAGCGCCGCGCTATTATGGAAGTCTATGATGTGAATCATCCGCTCGAGTGTGGCGTGTGTGACCAAAGTGGTGAATGTGAATTGCAAAACTATACGTTAGAGATGGGTGTCGATGAGCAGCATTATGCTATACGTGATACGTACCGTCCTGTAAAAGAGTGGAATTTTATCCACTATGATTCATCTTTATGTATCGTTTGTGAGCGGTGTGTGACTGTCTGTAAGGATATGATTGGAGATGCAGCACTCAAAACAGTTCCAAGAGGTGGTGATCCGCTAGATAAATCTTGGAAAGAGCAGATGCCTAAAGATGCATATGCAATGTGGAATAAGCTGCAAAAATCGATTATCGGTGCAGTCGCTGGAGAGGAGCTTGATTGTACATGGTGTGGTGAGTGTATTAGCGTCTGTCCAGTTGGTGCGCTTGTGAGCGAAGACTACCACTACACCACAAATTCTTGGGAACTCCATAAAATCCCAGCTTCTTGTGCACACTGTAGTGCAACATGCCATCTCTACTATGAAATGAAGCATACATCTATCGAAAATCCAGAGCCTAAGATCTATCGCGTGACAAATGAATTTCACTATCAGCCTCTTTGTGGAGCTGGCAGATTTGGATTTGATTTTGAAAACCGCGAAGCAAAAAAAGATCAAGAGCAGTTTAATAGAGCGGTAGAAGCTTTCAAAAAGGCTGATACTATCCGCTTTAATTCATTCATTACCAATGAGGAAGCTCTCATTTTACAAAAACTCAAAGAAAAATATGGCTACAAGCTTATCAATGAGGATGCGAAGGTTTATAAGAAATTCCTCGATAATTACGCCCAATATAGCGGAGCGAGCCTACCAAGCGCAGATATTAAAGATGTGCATAAAAGTGAATTTGTCATCAGTGTAGGTACAGCACTCAAGAGTGATAACCCACGCGCGCGCTTTGCATTTAATAATGCTGTGAAGATGAATAAGGGTGGCGGAATCTACTTCCATCCAATCAAAGATCCTGTGATAGAGGCTCTTGGAAAAACTGTAGTACCGGTCTATCATAAACCCCTCCAGGAAGAGGCGGTGCTCTACTTTATCTTGCAAGAGTTTGGCTATGTAGAGAAGCTTCCTAAATATATGCAAGAGTATCTCAATAGTTTCGTAGTGACAAAAACAAAAGAGGTCGAAGAGACAATAAAAGAAAAAGTCAAAGAGACTGTCGAAGAGAAAGTTGTCGACGAAGAGACAGGTGAAGAAAAAGTTGTCACAAAAGAGGTAGAAAAACTCGTACCGAAAAAAGTAAAAAAAACAGTAGAGTATCAAACAAACAGACTCTATGAAGTGATTGGTGCTCCAGAAGATCTCAAAGAAAAACTTGCTAAAGTGCTCACAAAAGCACAGAAGAAATCTCTCATTCTCGGTGAGGATCTCTACGCACATCCAAGGGCGCAGAATATAGCAAAACTTGCTGGACTCATCGATAGATTTACAGATTTTGATGTGATGATTATTCCACCAAAAACAAATAGTTTGGGAGTAGCACTTATCTGCGATCTTGATGATGAGCCAGGAGAGTACACAATCGGCTATAACGCACCTGGAGACTTTGTACTGAGCGCATTGGGTGATGGGGATCTCGATATGCCAGCACTCAACCAACAAGAGGGAACATTTACAAATATAGATAAACGTGTTGTACCTACAAATGTTGCCTTACCATATAAAGGGTATGTACTCAATGATATAGCAAGAGCACTAGGAGTGAGTGATAAAGAGTATACCATCGAGTTTACCGAGGAGCTTCCACAAGAAAAAGGGTATAAGCCTCTAGCATTCGATGATCTACCAAATGAGTTTTTAAATGATGGGACAGAGCAAAGAGGCTACGTACTTGAGTCACAAAAAGTGAACTTGTCACGCAAAAATATAGAGCCAATAGCAGAGCTACCAGAGTTTAATGGCACAGTCGTCTATCGCTGTGAGCCTGTACTGCAGTTTAGCCCTTTTACCAACAAAGCACATCAGCTAACAGAACATGCAAAACTGTATGCAAGTGAAACATTTATGCAAGAAAATGGCTTGCAAGAGGGTGATAAAGTAAATATTAAAAGAGATGATATTAATATAACGCTAGAAGTAGCGCTTGATGATAAAATTGGTTCAGGTGCATATATAGGGACATTTGATAAGAGTATCGATGTTGAGCCTTTCCAAAAAGGCTATAGATTTAAAGAAGTAACAATCCAAAAGGTGTGATATGGATGCAGCATTTGTAATATCAACCATTATAAAGATCCTCATAGTTCTTGGACTCTTTTCAGCATTGGCTGGATTTGGGACATATGTAGAGCGTAAAGTCCTTGCATTCATGCAAAGACGTCTTGGACCTATGCATGTAGGGCCTTACGGACTTTTGCAGGTACTTGCTGATGGTATCAAACTCTTTACCAAAGAGGACTTTATACCACAAGGTGCTGTGCGTCCTATATTTATGATAGCACCTGTTATTACAGCTGCTACAGCCTTCATCGCTATGGCAGCTATCCCTATGTTTCCAGAATTTACAATTGGTGGTTATACAGTTAGACCGATCATTTCAGATATCAATGTTGGCCTGCTCTTTGTTCTTGGTGTGATGGCTACAGGACTTTATGGTCCGCTCCTTGCAGGTATGGCTTCAGGCAACAAATGGAGTTTGCTTGGTGCTGCAAGGACTGCTATCCAGTATCTAAGCTACGAAGTTGTAACAGGTCTTTCAGTTCTAGCTCCTGTAATGATTGTTGGATCACTCTCACTTATCGATTTTAATAACTACCAAAGCGGTGGGGTAGCAGAGTGGATTGTATGGAAGCAGCCAATTGCATTTATTCTTTTCATGATTGCTGGATTTGCAGAAACAAACAGAACACCATTTGACCTTTTGGAACACGAAGCTGAAGTGATTTCTGGCTACGCAACAGAGTATAGTGGTATGCGTTGGGGTATGTTTTTTATAGGTGAATATGCGAATATGTTTACTATTGGATTTTTGGCAAGTCTCATATTCTTAGGCGGATTTAACGATCTATGGTTTATCCCTGGAGCGGTCGCAATACTTCTCAAAGTGTTTTTCTTATTCTTTTTCTTCTTGTGGACTAGAGCATCTTGGCCACATGTAAGACCGGATCAGTTGATGTGGCTCTGTTGGAAAGTCTTGATGCCATTGGCAGTAATCAATGTGGTCATCACTGGTATAGTGATGATGTTTTAAGGGGGAAGAGATGAGTGGATTAGAGCAGTTTAAAGATAGAAACGTATCACAAAACTACTACAAAGTGAAAATAGAACCATATCCAAAAACTGGATGGGAAAAGTTCAAAAGAGTTCTCAAAAGAAGTGTGAAGCTTGAACTTTTTGTGGGACTGAAGATTACACTCATGGAGATGCTACGTTTCAATATTCACACAGTTCAATATCCAAAAGAGAAGCTTCCAATTGGACCAAGATACCGTGCTGTGCATAAGCTCTTGCGTTTGCTAGAGAGCGGAACAGAAAGATGCATCGGATGTGGTCTTTGCGAAAAGATCTGCATCTCGAACTGCATACGTATCGATACAAAGGTAGATGAGCATGGCCGTAAAATTCCAACAGAATATACGATCAACTTCGGTCGCTGCATCTTCTGTGGATATTGTGCAGAAGTGTGTCCTGAGCTTGCGATTGTCCATGGTCAAGATTATGAAAATGCGAGTGAACAGCGAGCACACTTTGCACTCAAAGAGGATATGCTTACACCTCTTGATAAACTCAAAGAGCAAAAAGAGTATCCAGGATTTGGTGCGCCAACGCCAGCAGCTGATAAACTAATCAAAAAAACGCCACTAGCGTATTAAAAGGTGATATGATGGTAGAGGCTATAGCGTTTTATCTCTTTGCGATACTTACTATTGCAATGTTTACTATTACGGTCATGAGCAAGAATGCGCTCTATGCAATGAGCTCACTCGCAGCAGGTATGATCTTTATCTCTGCGTTTTTCTTCTTACTCGATGCAGACTTTTTGGGCGTTGTACAGATTATTGTATACAGTGGTGCTGTTATGGCACTCTATGCTTTTGCAATGATGTTTATGGATACGACGAAGGATGTCAAAGAGAAAAATCCATCCAATAAGATTATCTTTTTCCTCAGCGGTATGGTGGCATTGTTGCTCGTTATTATCCTCTTGACACCTATGATTTCAGATAAAGTTCAAGCACTCTATCCAGTAAGTGATGAGATAGGAAACACAGAAGCTGTTGGTATTGTGCTCTTTACAAAATATCTCGTGCCTTTTGAGGTTGCTGCAATTATGCTTTTGGTAGCAATGATAGCTGGAATAATTCTTGCAAGTAAACGCATGGATGAGAGTATTACACTCAAACTTGACCAAGAGATTGAACAAGAAGAAAAGGGTAAAGCATGATCACGCTCACACACTATCTCGTTCTTGCTGCACTTATTTTTAGTATAGCTCTTGTGGGAATTCTTAGACGCAAAAACTTGCTTATGCTCTTTTTTGCGACAGAGATTGCACTCAACGCAGTCAATATTGCCCTCGCAGCATTTTCAAAATATAACGGTGATCTCACTGGTCAGCTCTTTGCCTTTTTTATCGTAGCTATAGCTGCAAGTGAAGTGGCAGTGGGACTTGGATTATTGATCGTTTGGTATAAACGTCGTGGCAATATCGATCTTGATACACTACAATCTATGAATGGGTAAGGGATAGGCATGGAAAAATATGTATTGACGACACTCTTCGCTCCCCTTGTTGGCTCACTCTTTGCAGCCATGTTTGGAATGCAGCCGAAGAGATTAATCACAGGGATTGTAACATCGCTGCTACTCTTTATCTCTTTTGTGAGTGCAGTAATTTTGCTCGTTCATATTGCAGGTACTGATGAGATTGTACGTGTTGAGCTTTTTGATTGGATAACTGTAGGATCGCTCAATATTCCTTTTGGTTTTGTGGCTGATTATGTTTCAGTCATTATGATGGTGACAGTGACACTTGTCTCTACCCTCGTGCACGTCTACTCCATCGGCTATATGGAACATGATGAAGGGTTCAATAGATTTTTTAGCTATTTGAGTGCTTTCGTCTTCTCAATGCTCGTTCTTGTCATGAGTGATAATTTTGCAGGACTCTTCATCGGATGGGAGGGTGTTGGTCTTTGTTCATGGTTGCTTATTGGATTTTGGTACTACAAAAAAGATGAGCCAAGAGAAATCAACCCATCCATCAGTCCATCATGGGCAGCAAATGAAGCGTTTATTATGAACCGTATTGCCGATCTTGGTATGTTACTGGGTCTCTTCCTCATCTACTGGAGTGTAGGATCTTTGCAGTATGATGTAGTCTTTTCTCATGTAAATCTCTTTAATATTAGTGTTATTACACTTATGGGAATCTTCCTTTTCATAGGTGCAATGGGAAAATCTGCCCAGTTTCCACTCCATACCTGGCTTGCAGATGCTATGGAGGGTCCAACTCCTGTGTCAGCACTTATCCACGCTGCTACAATGGTAACAGCTGGTGTATATTTGGTTATTAGAGCCTATCCTATCTATTCACAAATTCCTGATGTGGGATTATTTATAGCTTCTTTGGGTGCATTTGTTGCAGTATTTGCTGCATCTATGGCTCTTGTCAATACTGACCTTAAAAGAATTATCGCCTACTCAACACTTTCACAGCTCGGATATATGTTCGTTGCTGCTGGCCTTGGTGCGTACTGGGTAGGTCTCTTTCACCTTATGACGCATGCATTCTTTAAAGCGCTCCTCTTCTTGGGTGCAGGAAATGTTATGCATGCTATGCATGATGAGCTCAATATTTTCAAAATGGGTGGTCTTGGTAAAGTGATGAAGTGGACAGCAATAATGATGATCATTGCCTCACTTGCACTTGCAGGTATCTATCCATTCGCTGGATTTTTCTCAAAAGATAAGATTTTGGAAGTTGCATTTGATTCACATCATTATATCCTCTGGTTTATGCTATGGGTTGGTGCTGGTATGACAGCATTTTATAGCTTCCGCCTCATAATGCTCGTATTCTTTGGAGAAGAGCGCTATAAAAAGTATGGTTTCCATCCACACGAAGCTCACTGGTATATGCTGGCAGCCATGGCGCCACTTGCAATTTTGGCAATAGTTGCTGGTTTCTTTGAACATCCATTTGAGGAGTTTGTGACAAGATTGCTGCCTGAGTATCATTTCCATACACATGGCATTGCTATCGTTGCACTTATAGGACTTACCACACTTATAGCACTCAGTGGTATTGCATTGGCAGTATATAAATACTCCCATGGTGGGTTCAGTGAGAAATGGAAAGAGACATTTATCTATAAACTGCTTTACAATCAATACTATATTCCGATTATTTATGAAAAACTCTTCACAAAACCGTATGCAGAGCTCAGCCGCATTGCATGGAAAGAGCTTGATATGCGTATTGTCGATGCTACTGTCGATTTTGTTGCAGGTATTATTTACAAAACAGGTTTTGCTGGTAGAGTAGTACAAAGTGGTAACCTTTCCAAAATGCTACGTTGGATGGTTATAGGTCTATTGATCTTGTTAGTACTTGTAGTGCTTTATAGCCCGGTAAGGTAAGGAGAGAGTTTATGAATCACATTCTGTCACTATTAGTATTCTTCCCATTATTAGCGGGACTGTTGGGTTTTATTGTCAAAAGAGACAATATACGTGTCTACGGTATCACTGTAGCAGCTGTAGAGTTCGCACTCTCACTCTTTTTATGGATGATGTATGATAAGGGTGATGGTGCATTCCAATTTGTAGAGTTTATACCTCTTATCCCTAGCTATGGTATTAATTATCAGCTTGGAGTTGATGGTATATCGCTCTTTTTAGTAATTCTCTCTACATTTATTACCCTTATTGGATTTATCTCTCTTACTATTGAAAAGAATCTTAAAAATATGATCATCTCGTTGCTCTTTCTTGAGATGACAATGGTTGGGGTCTTTGTAGCTCTTGATGCAATAATCTTTTATATTTTTTGGGAACTCTCTCTTGTACCTATGCTCTATATTATTGGTTATTGGGGTAGCGAACTGCGTGTATATGCAGCGATTAAATTCTTCCTCTATACTTTCTTTGGTTCACTCATCATGCTTGTTGGTATGCTTTTCTTAGCATATCTTTATTACCTTGCAACTGGAACGATAAGCTTTTCTATTCCTGATTGGCATCGACTCATTCTTCCATACGATTATCAAATCTGGCTTTTTTTGGCATTCTTCCTTGGTATGGCTATCAAGGTGCCAATGTTCCCATTCCATACATGGTTACCGTATGCCCATGGTCAAGCACCTACAATCGGTTCAGTGATATTGGCTGCAGTGCTTTTGAAAATGGGTACTTATGGATTTGTGAGATTTTCTTTGCCCATCTTCCCAGATGCTTCAATTGCACTCATCGGCCCAATTGCCGTTCTGGCCATCATCATGGTCATCTATACAGCAATGGTAGCCTATGCGCAAGAAGATATGAAGCAAGTAATCGCATATAGCTCAATTTCACATATGGGTGTGATTATTCTGGGAACATTTGCTATGAACCTTGAAGGAATTGCAGGATCTATCTTTTTGATGATAAGCCACGGAATTGTCAGCGGGGCTCTATTTATGCTTGTAGGAAACATCTATGATAGACGTCATACGAAGCTATTGAGTGAGTTTGGCGGTTTGGCAAAGGTGATGCCAAAATATGCGACAATCTATGGAATCGTACTCATGGCTTCAGTAGGATTGCCGCTTACTATTGGATTCGTTGGTGAGTTTTTGAGCCTCATGGGGGTTTATAAAATTTCAGCTACTTATGCGTTTTTAGGTGGTATGGGTATTATTCTCGGTGCAGCATATATGTTAAGAGTCTATAAGTTGACCTTTTTTGGTCCAATTACAAAAGAGGAGAACAAAAAGCTTTTAGATCTTAATTGGAAAGAACTTACCTCTTTACTCTCTTTAGTCTTTGTAATTATTTGGCTTGGTGTTAATCCAAACCCGGTTCTTAAACCTATTAATAATAGTGTCCATGATATGCTGGTATTGATGGAGAAAAAGGCAATTACACCAGAAGCAAAAGAGATCCTTAGCAGCAATACAGTTGAATTGGAGGCAAAATAATGGAGCCTATTAAAGTAAGTCTCGAATCTCTCAATCTTGCTACCCTCTACCCAATGCTCATAGCAGTGGCAGGTGGTATAACTATATTACTTGTTGATCTTATCAAAGAGAATTTGCACAAATCACTCTATGTGATGCTATCGATTCTCTTCTTAGCTTTAGATCTTGGAGCAATTTTTGGTGTACAGATCAACACACGCGGATTTTTTGATGTAATGCTTGTTGATGGTATAGCAGTTGTTGCTCAAGTTATTGTTGTTGCAGCATCTATGCTCTTTATTCCGCTAGCTCTTACGTCAAAGAGATTTCATGAGTTCTCTTTGCCAGAATTTTTTGCTCTCTTTTTGTTTATGGTAGCAGGTTTCCAATTCATGGTCGCAAGTGACAACCTCATTTTGATTTTTGTTGGTTTGGAAACTGCAAGCCTTGCGCTCTATACACTCATTGCACTTCATAATAGAGAGAAATCATTTGAAGCAGCAATCAAATACTTTACAATGGGTGCACTCGCTGCAGGATTTTACGCATTTGGTGCAGCACTCTTCTATGGACTTACTGGTAGTGTAGAGATCTATAAAATTGCTGAAGTATTGGCAGCTAAAGGATTTGAACCAATCTGGGTAGTACTTGCTGCAACTGCATTCATGATAGCTGCACTAGGTTTTAAACTCTCCATGGTTCCATTTCATACATGGACGCCTGATGTGTACGAAGGCGCAAGTGCCGCACTCGCAGGATACATGTCTGTAGTTCCAAAAATAGCTGGTTTTGTTGTGGCAATGAGACTTTTTGAATTTCTCATTCATGCTGATATTACTTGGGTAAGAGATATACTCTATTTAGCTGTAGTCGTAACTATGACATTTGCAAACATCGTAGCATTGGTGCAAAAAGATGTAAAACGCATGCTCGCATACAGCTCCATCTCTCACGCTGGATTTGTAATGGCTGCTATTATGATAGGTACAACACAAGCAAATAGTGGTCTTTTCTTGTATTGGATTCTCTTCTTGTTTACAAACCTTGGGGCATTTACAATGCTTTGGATCTCTCGTCATAAAATCAACCCTTGGAGCACGAGATATGATCATCCATATGAGAAGTTCTCAGGTCTTGTACAGGTAATGCCTGTAGCAGCTACTATTATGGCTATTTTTATGCTCAGCCTCGCTGGTGTACCGCCATTTAGTCTCTTTTGGGGTAAACTCTATATAATGGGTGCTGCGATCAATGCAGGATATATTATCCTTGCAATAATTATGGCAATCAATAGTGCGATTAGCGCTTACTACTATCTCAAACTTATTGTCTATATGTTCTTGCGCGATCCAGAATCTGATCATCAAGTGATCTACTTTAAAAATGCATCTTTGTCATTACGTACTATTGTGGGACTCTCCGCGCTCCTTACGATCTTTTCAATATTTTTCGTTTCACCAATTTTAGAGTATATCACTACAGCAGTGAGAGTTAGCGGCTATTAATCTGCTAGCTCTTTTGCTACTTCTTCTTTAAGCTCACTAGGGAGCAGAGAGGTTTTTTGCTTAAATTGCGTTTTGTTAAATGTTATTTGCCTTTTTGCAAGCTGGGCAGTATGGATTGATATTTTTTCTATGAGCTCTTGGATTGATCGAATTTTGCCATCTAGATAATCGAGTGTCTCTTTGATCCCTATCGCTTTCATTGGATGTGGTTGTCTTGTATAGCGCTTCTCTAAATATGCAATCTCATTTATGAGTCCTGCTTCTACCATTTTCTTTGTGCGTTCAAATATTCGTTGGCGCAGCAAGTCTCTTTGTATTACTATCTCAAAAATAGGTATTGATGCGATGCGTTTTGGTGGATGAAGTTGGAAGTAGCGAGATGGCGGAGTATTTGTTGCAAAATAAATCTCAAGTGCTTTTTGCACTCTATAAGTATCTGTTGAGTTGAGTTTTTGTGCAGTAATCGGGTCAATATTTTGTAAAAATGTGTAGCCTTGCCTTTTTTTAATGAGATTTTGCACTTTATAAATAATTTCTTGTGATATATGTGGCATCGGTGAGATGCCATCGAGGAGGGATTTTAGATAGAAACTGCTACCTCCAACAAGTATTAAATTTTTCTTTTCTTTTAACGACTCCTCTTTTGCTTCTTTGTAAATATCAATAAATCTCGCAACACTAAAATGTTCATTGGGATAGAGTATATCTATCCCAAAATGTTTTACTCTCTTAAGTTCTTCTTTATTTGGTTTGGCTGAAACAATATCGATCTCTTTATAGATTGAGAGACTATCAATGGAGAGAATATTGGCATGAAAATTTTCAGCCAACTGAAGCGCTAATGCACTCTTGCCACTTGCGGTAGGACCTATGATTGCTATCTCTTTCATAGGCAAATTATACTCATTTTTGTATAATGTGAAAACTTCTTTGAAGGTGGGTAGATGGGAAATTTTAGCAAACTGTTGCGAGATTTTAATGAATTTGTAATGTTTAAGCATACAATTTTTAGCCTTCCCTTTATCTTCATTGCGATGATAGTAGCAGCTCATGGATGGTTTGGTTGGAGACTCTTCTTTTTAGGGCTGTTGGCTACAATATTTGCTCGCAATTTCGCTATGGCAGTCAATCGCTACCTCGATCGTGATATTGACGCTCTCAATCCCCGCACTGCTTCGAGACCTAGTGTAGATGGACGCATATCATTAAAGCAGCAAAAACTCTTCATCATCATTAATGCAATAGGCTTTATCGTGATAGCATATCTCATTAACGATTTGGCTTTTTGTCTCTCATTTCCTTTTTTAGTTGTCCTTGGTGGCTATAGCTACTTTAAGAGGTTTAGTGAGACTGCTCATCTTATCCTTGGTCTTGCTCTTGGTCTTGCACCGATTGCAGGTGTGGTGGCAGTACAAGGGCAGATTACTCTATGGAGTATATTTTTAGCTATTGGAGTGATGTTTTGGGTGGCTGGATTTGATCTGCTCTACTCACTTCAAGATATTGAATTTGATAAAAAGATGGGTCTTTACTCCATTCCTTCTCGCTTTGGAAGCGAATGTACACTCTTTCTCTCTACGCTCTTTCATGCACTTGCAGTACTTTTTTGGCTCTTTTTTGCTCTTACTGCAAAACTCGGGTTTTTTGGATACATTGCAGTAGTTGTGGCGGCTATAATGCTTTATTATGAGCATAGGATTGTGAGAAAAGATTTTAGCAAAATTGATAGAGCATTCTTCACTGTAAATGGCTATCTAGGAATAATCTTTCTTATTTTAATCATTCTTGATACTATAGCGCGTTAAAAGCTCCAATACCTCCTCATCGCTTACATCATACCATCTCTCATATGCATCTGCTACTGCAAAAAAGGGATGAGGGGTATAGAGTGTAACCACTTCATCAGCGAGTTGCTTTAGCACTGCAACAGCTTGAGGCGAAGCGGTAGGAACTGCTACGACTATCTTTTTTACTGGAAGTTTGTGCAGCATCTTTACTGCTGCAATCATTGTTGATCCCATTGCGACACCATCGTCAGTAAGTATGACTATTTTATTAGTCAAATCTTTGAGAGGCTTTCCAGATCGCAGTACTTTTATGCGGTGGGCGATTTCAGCTTCTTGGCGCTCTATTTCTCTATAGATATCATCTTGCGTCACGCCTTGTAATGCCTGCTCATTGATAAATATTGTTCCATCTTCACAAATAGCACCATATCCACTCTCAGTTGTCCAAGGGTATTGCAGTTTTCTACAAAAGAGCATATCAAAATCACTATGGAGATATTTTGCTACTTCCAATCCTACTTCTACGCCACCTCTTGGAATCGCCAATACAATGACATCGGGATTATTACGATACTTCTCCAAAGCTTTTGCTAGTTTTTGGCCTGCATCTGCACGGTCTTTGAACATTCTTGCTCCTAGTGTTGCATTTTCTATCAATTATGGTATAATTCCAATCAAATCTTGCGCCCGTAGCTCAGCTGGATAGAGCATCAGATTGCGGTTCTGAAGGCCCCAGGTTCGAATCCTGGCGGGCGCGCCACTTTTAACCTGCAACTACCAAACACCAAAACTCCATTGAGCAAAGCAAAGGATACTGAAGACTCCCAAGACTATTATAGCAATACTAAACAG is a window encoding:
- a CDS encoding NADH-quinone oxidoreductase subunit M; this translates as MNHILSLLVFFPLLAGLLGFIVKRDNIRVYGITVAAVEFALSLFLWMMYDKGDGAFQFVEFIPLIPSYGINYQLGVDGISLFLVILSTFITLIGFISLTIEKNLKNMIISLLFLEMTMVGVFVALDAIIFYIFWELSLVPMLYIIGYWGSELRVYAAIKFFLYTFFGSLIMLVGMLFLAYLYYLATGTISFSIPDWHRLILPYDYQIWLFLAFFLGMAIKVPMFPFHTWLPYAHGQAPTIGSVILAAVLLKMGTYGFVRFSLPIFPDASIALIGPIAVLAIIMVIYTAMVAYAQEDMKQVIAYSSISHMGVIILGTFAMNLEGIAGSIFLMISHGIVSGALFMLVGNIYDRRHTKLLSEFGGLAKVMPKYATIYGIVLMASVGLPLTIGFVGEFLSLMGVYKISATYAFLGGMGIILGAAYMLRVYKLTFFGPITKEENKKLLDLNWKELTSLLSLVFVIIWLGVNPNPVLKPINNSVHDMLVLMEKKAITPEAKEILSSNTVELEAK
- the nuoN gene encoding NADH-quinone oxidoreductase subunit NuoN, translating into MMEPIKVSLESLNLATLYPMLIAVAGGITILLVDLIKENLHKSLYVMLSILFLALDLGAIFGVQINTRGFFDVMLVDGIAVVAQVIVVAASMLFIPLALTSKRFHEFSLPEFFALFLFMVAGFQFMVASDNLILIFVGLETASLALYTLIALHNREKSFEAAIKYFTMGALAAGFYAFGAALFYGLTGSVEIYKIAEVLAAKGFEPIWVVLAATAFMIAALGFKLSMVPFHTWTPDVYEGASAALAGYMSVVPKIAGFVVAMRLFEFLIHADITWVRDILYLAVVVTMTFANIVALVQKDVKRMLAYSSISHAGFVMAAIMIGTTQANSGLFLYWILFLFTNLGAFTMLWISRHKINPWSTRYDHPYEKFSGLVQVMPVAATIMAIFMLSLAGVPPFSLFWGKLYIMGAAINAGYIILAIIMAINSAISAYYYLKLIVYMFLRDPESDHQVIYFKNASLSLRTIVGLSALLTIFSIFFVSPILEYITTAVRVSGY
- the miaA gene encoding tRNA (adenosine(37)-N6)-dimethylallyltransferase MiaA is translated as MKEIAIIGPTASGKSALALQLAENFHANILSIDSLSIYKEIDIVSAKPNKEELKRVKHFGIDILYPNEHFSVARFIDIYKEAKEESLKEKKNLILVGGSSFYLKSLLDGISPMPHISQEIIYKVQNLIKKRQGYTFLQNIDPITAQKLNSTDTYRVQKALEIYFATNTPPSRYFQLHPPKRIASIPIFEIVIQRDLLRQRIFERTKKMVEAGLINEIAYLEKRYTRQPHPMKAIGIKETLDYLDGKIRSIQELIEKISIHTAQLAKRQITFNKTQFKQKTSLLPSELKEEVAKELAD
- the mqnP gene encoding menaquinone biosynthesis prenyltransferase MqnP, with translation MGNFSKLLRDFNEFVMFKHTIFSLPFIFIAMIVAAHGWFGWRLFFLGLLATIFARNFAMAVNRYLDRDIDALNPRTASRPSVDGRISLKQQKLFIIINAIGFIVIAYLINDLAFCLSFPFLVVLGGYSYFKRFSETAHLILGLALGLAPIAGVVAVQGQITLWSIFLAIGVMFWVAGFDLLYSLQDIEFDKKMGLYSIPSRFGSECTLFLSTLFHALAVLFWLFFALTAKLGFFGYIAVVVAAIMLYYEHRIVRKDFSKIDRAFFTVNGYLGIIFLILIILDTIAR
- a CDS encoding phosphoribosyltransferase, encoding MFKDRADAGQKLAKALEKYRNNPDVIVLAIPRGGVEVGLEVAKYLHSDFDMLFCRKLQYPWTTESGYGAICEDGTIFINEQALQGVTQDDIYREIERQEAEIAHRIKVLRSGKPLKDLTNKIVILTDDGVAMGSTMIAAVKMLHKLPVKKIVVAVPTASPQAVAVLKQLADEVVTLYTPHPFFAVADAYERWYDVSDEEVLELLTRYSIKND